One Candidatus Binatia bacterium DNA window includes the following coding sequences:
- the kup1 gene encoding putative potassium transport system protein kup 1, whose product MTAGSGERRTSKHLLALSFATLGVVYGDIGTSPLYALRECFFGDYAVPATPENVLGVLSLIFWSLALVVSVKYLVFILRADNRGEGGVLALMALLGSDRGSMRRGRNTLVLLGLFGAALLYGDGMITPAISVLSAVEGLHLATPIFDPYVVPLTVAILSALFLLQSRGTAGVAVLFAPLNLLWFTVLATLGAASVAEEPHVLLALSPTYALRFFSDNGPTGFLVLGAVFLVVTGSEAIYADMGHFGKRPIRLAWFGVVFPSLLLNYFGQGALLLRHPEAARNPFYRLAPEWALLPMVFLATLATIIASQAVISGAFSLTRQAVQLGFAPRLRIEHTSSSTIGQIYVPFVNWILLLATTLLVFAFRSSSRLAAAYGVAVTTTMGITTVLFFYVLRRLWKWRLWSAFLLASAFLAVDGAFFGANIVKVEHGGWFPLAIAAAVFVLMTTWKRGREILYDRLRDAELPVDLFLVDLSTRPPLRVPGTAVFLSAKPTGVPRPVLHNLKHNKVLHERVVFLTVLVEDEPYVSPADRLAVEDLGLGLYRIVARYGFMESPHIREIADLARQKGLEFELMETSFFLGRENLIPTDRPGMALWRERLFALMSRNALSPTSFFGLPPNRVIELGQQVEL is encoded by the coding sequence ATGACCGCGGGTTCGGGAGAACGGAGGACCTCGAAACACCTTCTCGCCCTTTCTTTTGCGACGCTCGGTGTGGTCTACGGTGACATCGGCACGAGCCCTCTCTACGCCCTCCGCGAGTGCTTTTTCGGCGACTACGCCGTCCCTGCCACTCCCGAGAACGTCCTCGGAGTGCTTTCGCTCATCTTCTGGTCGCTCGCGCTCGTGGTGTCCGTCAAATACCTCGTCTTCATCCTCCGGGCCGACAACCGTGGCGAGGGAGGCGTTCTCGCGCTCATGGCCCTTCTGGGATCCGACCGCGGGTCCATGCGGCGCGGGCGGAACACCCTGGTTCTGCTCGGCCTTTTCGGTGCGGCGCTCCTCTACGGCGACGGGATGATCACTCCCGCGATTTCGGTCCTGAGCGCCGTGGAGGGATTGCACCTGGCCACACCCATTTTCGATCCCTACGTCGTCCCGCTCACGGTGGCCATCCTTTCCGCGCTCTTTCTCCTTCAGAGCCGCGGCACGGCGGGGGTTGCCGTGCTGTTCGCCCCCCTGAACCTCCTCTGGTTCACCGTCCTCGCCACGCTCGGCGCGGCCTCCGTCGCCGAGGAGCCGCACGTTTTGCTGGCTCTCTCGCCTACCTACGCGCTGCGTTTTTTCTCCGACAACGGTCCGACCGGGTTTCTCGTCCTCGGAGCCGTGTTCCTCGTCGTGACCGGCAGCGAGGCCATCTACGCCGACATGGGACACTTCGGAAAGCGGCCCATCCGGCTTGCCTGGTTCGGGGTGGTTTTCCCGTCGCTCCTCCTGAACTACTTCGGCCAGGGGGCCCTTCTCTTGCGGCACCCGGAAGCCGCTCGCAATCCGTTCTACCGGCTGGCGCCGGAATGGGCGCTCCTTCCCATGGTGTTCCTCGCCACGCTGGCGACGATCATCGCCTCGCAAGCCGTCATCTCCGGAGCTTTCTCGCTCACCCGGCAGGCCGTGCAACTCGGCTTCGCCCCCCGCCTGCGAATCGAACACACCTCGTCGAGTACGATCGGTCAGATCTACGTCCCCTTCGTCAACTGGATTCTCCTTCTCGCGACGACGTTGCTGGTCTTCGCGTTTCGTTCTTCGAGTCGCCTCGCCGCCGCCTACGGTGTCGCCGTGACCACGACCATGGGCATCACGACCGTCCTCTTCTTCTACGTCTTGCGCAGGCTCTGGAAGTGGCGGCTCTGGTCGGCTTTCCTGCTCGCCTCGGCCTTTCTCGCCGTGGACGGGGCGTTTTTCGGGGCCAACATCGTGAAGGTGGAACACGGAGGATGGTTTCCGCTCGCGATCGCGGCGGCTGTCTTCGTCCTGATGACGACCTGGAAGCGGGGCCGGGAGATTCTCTACGACCGACTCCGCGACGCCGAGCTTCCGGTGGACCTCTTCCTGGTCGACCTCTCGACGCGGCCGCCGCTACGCGTTCCGGGCACGGCCGTTTTCCTGAGCGCGAAACCTACGGGCGTGCCGCGCCCGGTCCTGCACAACCTCAAGCACAACAAGGTGCTGCACGAAAGGGTCGTCTTCCTCACTGTGCTGGTCGAAGACGAGCCGTACGTAAGCCCGGCCGACCGCCTTGCCGTAGAGGACCTGGGTCTCGGACTCTACCGCATCGTCGCGCGCTACGGCTTCATGGAAAGCCCCCACATACGGGAGATCGCGGACCTCGCCCGGCAGAAGGGGCTCGAGTTCGAACTCATGGAGACGAGTTTCTTTCTCGGGAGGGAAAACCTGATTCCGACCGACCGGCCCGGCATGGCGCTCTGGCGCGAGAGGCTCTTCGCCCTCATGTCGAGGAACGCCCTGAGTCCGACGAGCTTTTTCGGACTCCCGCCGAACCGCGTCATCGAGCTCGGCCAGCAGGTGGAACTCTAG
- the crcB gene encoding putative fluoride ion transporter CrcB produces MVFKLAALGIAGALGTLARYALAGLVHRTDHGSFPWGTLAVNASGCFVAGFLWALFESRGAIASEVRTAIFIGFLGAFTTFSGFVLETGQLLRAAEWAAAAANVLLSNGLGFAAFVLGSAVARLAVP; encoded by the coding sequence ATGGTTTTCAAACTCGCTGCGCTCGGGATCGCCGGGGCTCTCGGTACCCTGGCACGTTACGCCCTCGCGGGTCTCGTTCACCGAACCGATCACGGGTCGTTCCCGTGGGGGACGCTCGCGGTCAATGCGAGCGGCTGCTTCGTGGCGGGCTTTCTCTGGGCACTTTTCGAAAGCCGCGGGGCGATTGCCTCGGAAGTACGCACGGCCATCTTCATCGGCTTTCTCGGAGCTTTCACGACGTTCTCGGGGTTCGTGCTGGAGACCGGGCAGCTCCTGCGAGCGGCAGAGTGGGCCGCTGCTGCCGCCAACGTGCTTCTGTCGAACGGGCTCGGGTTCGCGGCTTTCGTTCTCGGCAGTGCCGTGGCACGGTTGGCGGTGCCGTGA
- a CDS encoding mercuric transporter, whose protein sequence is MSTFTASNDTQREKVAYAATLGSVVAAFLASACCVGPFVLAVLGLGGAGLLLRFEPYRPYLLTVTLLFLAAGFYLVYGRPRARTSAESCECPAPRTNRAGKVLLWFATGLVAIFLAFPYVAPYLLF, encoded by the coding sequence ATGAGCACGTTCACAGCCTCGAACGATACGCAGAGGGAAAAAGTCGCCTACGCGGCAACGCTCGGGTCCGTCGTCGCGGCCTTTCTTGCCTCGGCGTGCTGCGTAGGTCCTTTCGTCCTCGCAGTACTCGGTCTCGGAGGTGCAGGGCTTCTCCTTCGTTTCGAGCCTTACCGCCCCTACCTGCTGACCGTGACGCTTCTTTTTCTCGCGGCGGGCTTTTACCTCGTGTACGGGAGACCCCGGGCTCGCACGTCGGCGGAAAGCTGCGAGTGTCCGGCACCGCGAACGAACCGTGCCGGGAAGGTTCTGCTCTGGTTCGCGACGGGTCTCGTCGCGATCTTCCTCGCCTTCCCGTACGTGGCGCCCTACCTATTGTTCTGA